The Bacteroidetes Order II. bacterium genomic sequence CCATACCGATACCGACTATTTGATGCAAAAAACGCAGGATTTATTGGACTTTGGCGTGGAGCGGGTGATTTGGATTCTCACGCGCTCCCAAAAAATCTATGTCGCCGAGCCGAATAAGCCGTGGATGGTTGTGGATTGGAACACGCCTGTTCATGTTCTGGGCCCTGTTTCCCTAACCTTGGCAGACATTCTGGAAGATTAACCGTCCTTAACGTACTGGCCGAATTTGGTATTGCCACTGATAATCCTGAAAACGAATCTGGTATTTTTCGAGGGCAGGCGTGTACCAAGAATCTACCCCACCCACACCCGTTTGCAACAAGTCCACATGTAAGAAAATCCGGTCACGTTCGTTCAGTTCGCCCGAATGGAATTGCGCCTTGGTTACTTGCGGGTCTAAGTCGTCGTGGTTATAGGGCAGTGCGGAGATGCTTATCCACTGATCTAAAGCCTTTATTTCCAATCCTTTACCTTTTTCATCTAAGAGCCGAACCCAGCGGACATCGGTCTTGTTTCCACTTTCTTGTGGCCGTGCGTAGGGGAAATACTGCTCGGCAAGGGTTTGCTGATATTGCCCCACCAATTGGCTTGTTTTACGATCCCAATACGATTCTTCCGGGCCACGTCCAAACCATGTGATGTTAGACAGTTGTTTATTCACTTCCAAAAGGCTGCCCATGCGCGGAATAACGCTGTATTTCCCTTTGACGGCGCTAAAGCGGTGTTCTGTGTTTATTTGGCCATCTGGATACACCAAAAACACTTGTTCAAACCGCACATCATCGTTCATAAGCCGACGGATAACGCGCACTTCGTACCCACCTTTTGTGGTTTCGGATGGTTTGTGCAAAACCTCTATTGTGGCCATAGTAGATGCCTCGCGCCACATCCTCAGTTTTCGGTTCCAGCCCGCTCCAAAGTCATTATCGGTGGGGGCACGCCAAAAATCTGGTAAAACGCCGCGTAAAATATAGGTGTTTCCAGCCACGGCATAGCGCATCAACTCGCCCGTCTTCAAGTGAAACGCCATTTGTACGTCTTTGGCTGTAAGGATTAATTCGTCACCGGAGGTACTGGGCTTTACGTTCCCTTTCGACACAACGTCGGTTGACTTAACTCCAGTTTGCACCTCGAATTGTTCGTAGGCCACTTCCCAGTCTTTTGGGAGGAATGGCTCGGCGGCTTTTAACCGATACGATATATTAAGGTGGTACTCGGCGGTTGGCTTGAAAATTGTTTTCCAACGAATTGGGATAACTGCGGAATGCTGGGGCAAAATCGTTACGGTTTCTATTTTCCCTGTTTCTACCGATAGCCCATTTTCTAATAGTTGCCAAACCAAATAGAGGTTTTCAGTGTTGCGGAAAAACCATTTATTCTGCACTGCAACTTCAGATTTTTTTTCTTCTAAGACCTTGTTTTTTAATTGTGTACCAATAGGCTGATATACTTTTTTGACTTCATGCGCCATTGGGGTCATTTCGCGATAGGCTGTAACTACACCTTTTACACAAAAATTATTGTCGGAAAGATTTGGATCCGTTGGGCCTTCTAAGGGGAAGTCGCCACCATAGGCTTTGATGCGCCTTCCGTTTTTCACGACATCAAAATTCTGGTCTATCCATTCCCAAATAAACCCACCTTGCAAGAAGGGTTCGCGCTCGATCACATCCCAATAATCCTGAAAATTCCCCAAGCTATTCCCCATAATATGTGCATATTCCGACATAATGAGTGGGCGATCTGGATTGGATTGTGCATACGTTCGGAGCCAGTCTGGGTCGGGGTATTGTGGTACAACAATATCGGTATTGTAGTCCTGTTCGGCGCGTTCATATTGGACGGGGCGCGAAGGATCGGTCACTTTAAGCCAATCATAAGCCGCATAAAAATTAGCCCCATTCCCGGCCTCATTCCCCATAGACCATGCAATGACGGATGCACGGTTTTTGTCCCGCTCGTATAACCGCTGGATGCGGTCTAAGTGGGGAATCCGCCAAGCATTGTCATTGCCAAGTGTATAAGCGAGGTCGTAATAACGGCCATGAGACTCGATATTGGCTTCATCCACCACATAAAGCCCAAATTCATCACACAAGTCCAAAAAGTAGGGATCCGGCGGGTAATGCGACGTTCGAACGGCATTTACATTGAGGCGTTTCATCATTTCCACATCTTTCCGCATATCTGCCCGGCTCAGTACGTGCCCATTAACCGGATGGTGTTCGTGACGGTTTACACCCCGCAACAAGACTCTTTTACCATTCACCAAGAAGTTTCGGTCTGTAATTTCTATATTTCGGAATCCCACCTTTGCCGGAACCACTTGTAAGACCTTGTTTTGGACATCGCTCAACGTAAGTAAAAGCGTGTAGAGGGTTGGGGTCTCTGCAGTCCAAGGCAACACTTCTGGAATACTCCCCTCAAACGACACGTTGCGGTGATAATTCCCTAAAACATTCAACGGCGTGAGTGGTTCGGCAGCCCAGACCAACTCGCCAGTAGGATCCAATAATTTTGCCGAGACAAAAAAGGAATCGGGTTTTGTATGTAAGGTATTCTGGTCTATTTTATAATTCCAAACCTGTGCATTTATTGTAATCTTTCCATCGTTATAGTTGTTAAACAAGGAGGTTGAAACCCGAAAGTCTCGCAGATCCAATTTGGGTGTACTATACAAAAACACATCCCGTTCGATGCCAGAAATGCGCCACATGTCTTGCGCCTCCAGATAGCTGCCATCGCTCCAACGCCAAACCTGCAAAGCCAATACATTTTCTCCGGCTTGCAGATATTGGGTCAAGTCAAACTCCGCCGCCAATTTGCTGTCCTCGCTGTATCCCACAAATTTCCCATTGAGCCAGACATATACCGCCGACTTGACCGCGCCGAGGTGCAAAAACACTTGTCGTTCCTGCCAGTTGGTTGGAATCGTGAACTTCTTCCGATATGACCCGACTGGATTGTTGTCTTGCGGAATGTCATAAGGTGGGTTCAAGGCTTTGCCACGTTTGGCATGTCCTGTAAATTCATAAGGATGGTTCACATAAATTGGTAATCCATAACCATTCACTTCCCAATTGGCGGGAACGGGAAAATCAGTCCATTTTGTATCATCAAATTCCGCCTTCATAAAATCGGAGGGCCTATCTGCCGGATTCTTTACCCAATGAAACCGCCAAATGCCATTTAAGGACTGGTAAAAAGACGATTCTTCTCGCTCGTTCTCTTTAGCCATCGCTTCAGACTCGAAGCCGAAGCCATGTGCCCGCATGGGCGTCCGGTTGATCTGGACAAGGTGTGGAGCCTGAATCTCGTAGGGAAGTTGGGAATAAACGGCCTGAACCGAACACATGACGAAAAAGAAAAAGAGTCTGAGTTGCATGTCAATAAGGGATTTAGCTACGGCTAAAATAGGCATGTTAATTTTTGAAACAAAATTGGATTTTCCCTGATGGTAAATGGGAAGAGGGGCTAAATAAAAACAGGAGACCCCGAAGAAAGGCCTCCTGCTACAGGATAAATCAAATTTGTTTATTTGATTTCGATATTGATCGGTTTAATGGCTTCTGATTTAGGAAGTTCAATGTGCAATACCCCTCCTTCGAAGCGGGCTTGGACAGCATCCACTTGTACGGGTTTCGGCAACCGGAATTTGCGTAGGAATTTACCCGAGTAACGCTCGTTGCTATGGTAAGCCGTTCCGTCTTTTTTGGTTTCGATCACCCGTTCACCCGAAATGGTCAGAAGGTCTTCCGTCAGATTGATAGAAACATTTTCCTTTGCCAATCCTGGTAAATCCATGGTCACCCAATAAGCGGTTTCCGTTTCGGCTATATCGGTTTGGGGGTTCCAGGTGTTCACTGTGGTTTGAATAGCTGGGCCAAACAATGTATCTAAAGCGCGTCCCAGTTCACGTTCAACGTGTCCGAAGCTACCAAAAACAGGGGAGTAGGATTTCATGTAGGTCTTCATGGCAATTCTCCAAATAGGTTTGTGATTGTTTTTTTGATTACAATCTGAAAGATTACAAGTGAAGTGCCAAACCGAATTACCTGCCATGTCTGCAAAAAAGCGTCTCTTTTATCGGCCATTATGACATGATTGCTTTAGAAGCATAGGTCAAATTTGGAATATGATCCGCAAAATTGGCAGAACTGACCAAGCAAACACACTTTTCTTTTTGACACGACCGTTAGGTTCGTAATTTTGATTTCTTATTTTTGTGCCAGATGCCTCCAGATGAGGTTAATCGTTTAACGGTTCACTTGTTAACCACGGATAAACATGAAGCAACAGTTTAGCATTACGTTTTTTTTACTACTTTGCCTAGGTGTGTTTGGCCTAAGTGTACAGGCGCAAAACCGCCCTAAGTCCAAGACAACCACGAAAACGGTGCAGAAACCCAAACCAAAAGGGGCTGCATCCAAACCGAATGCAGCCCGTGCCAAACCCCAGACACCAACCAAGCCGCTGCCTAATCCAGACGACGAAGGTGTCTTTGCCATCATCAACACCTCGAAGGGTGAAATTGTGGCACGGCTTTTTTATGATAAAACGCCTATGACGGTCGCAAACTTTGTGGGCTTGGCGGAGGGGAGCAAAAACTCTTCTCGCGGCTTGGGGACACCTTTTTTTGACGGTATCAAATGGCACCGGGTCATTGCTAATTTTATGATTCAAGGGGGAGATCCTAATTCGTTGGATGAAGACCCCGGAAATGATGGCATGGGTGGTCCGGGTTATAGCTTCCCTGATGAAATTGATCCCACACTTCAACACGACAAACCAGGTGTTTTGTCTATGGCAAACTCCGGTCCAGCCACCAATGGTAGTCAATTCTTTATTACCCACAAAGAGACGCCTTGGTTGGATGGCAAACATGCCGTATTCGGACAAGTGGTGAAGGGTCAATCGGTAGTGGATGCCATTAAACAAGGTGATAGTATCCTGACGATTCGTATAGATCGGCGAGGTGAAAAAGCGAAAGGATTTGTAGTGACGCAAGCATTTTTTGATGAGCAGGTACAAAAAGCGATGGTTGTGGAAGAACAACGCCGGGCCGAAGCTGCGCTACAAGCCGAGGCCAGTATTAAAACCCAGTGGCCCAATGCGGTGAAATTAGAATCTGGGCTATGGGTTCATACCCAAACCGAGGGAACCGGACCACAAATTGTGCCACAGGCCGACGTGACATTCCACTTTTCAGGGTCAATCCTAAATGGGCAAAAATTGGACGATTCCCGCACACGCGGTAATCCAACCACGTTTAAGTTTGGACAGAATCCTATCCTAGAAGGTATTCGCCTTGCTTTCCTGACCATGCGCGAAGGAGATCGTAAGACATTTGTGATTCCCTCCAAATTGGCGTATGCGATAGACCCCACCCAAATTGTGATTGCGGGTGGCTCGTACATTGTCTATGACTTGGAAATCCTGAAAGTGGTGCCGCCGCAAAACTAACCTGCAATTTCTATGTGATTCTTAACGAAAGGGGCGGGGTGAAAACCCATCCCCTTTCCTATTTTAGGGAAGTCCCCACAACCCATTTTTTCATTACATCCAAATAAGGATTTAACCCAAGAAAAATGCAGGAATTAGAAAAACCTAACACGCTTCACATCTGGGGGCCGGCCTCTTTGTCTAACCTTGGTCCCGGTTTCGACTCAGTCGGGATGTGTATCAGTGGCTATGGGGATATGCTGGAAGCGTCTTTGTGCGAAGAACCCGGTATGGTGATTGAAAAAATTACGGGTGATGGAGGTGTTTTATCGCTCAATCCGGCCCATAATACCGTTGCGGTTGCTGCCCAGTCGGTATTAGATCAAGTGGGTGCAAAGGTTGGTATTTCGTTTCGGATTCATAAAGGGATTCCAATGGGTTCTGGTATTGGTGGGTCTTCTGCTTCTGCTGTGGCGGGGGCATATGCCGCCAACGCCTTGCTGGGGTATCCGTTTGAGAAAACCGCACTGCTGGATGCGGTATTAGAGGGCGAAACCATTGCATCTGGGGGGCGTCATGGCGATAATGTGCTTCCGG encodes the following:
- a CDS encoding Hsp20/alpha crystallin family protein — protein: MKSYSPVFGSFGHVERELGRALDTLFGPAIQTTVNTWNPQTDIAETETAYWVTMDLPGLAKENVSINLTEDLLTISGERVIETKKDGTAYHSNERYSGKFLRKFRLPKPVQVDAVQARFEGGVLHIELPKSEAIKPINIEIK
- a CDS encoding DUF4981 domain-containing protein, whose translation is MQLRLFFFFVMCSVQAVYSQLPYEIQAPHLVQINRTPMRAHGFGFESEAMAKENEREESSFYQSLNGIWRFHWVKNPADRPSDFMKAEFDDTKWTDFPVPANWEVNGYGLPIYVNHPYEFTGHAKRGKALNPPYDIPQDNNPVGSYRKKFTIPTNWQERQVFLHLGAVKSAVYVWLNGKFVGYSEDSKLAAEFDLTQYLQAGENVLALQVWRWSDGSYLEAQDMWRISGIERDVFLYSTPKLDLRDFRVSTSLFNNYNDGKITINAQVWNYKIDQNTLHTKPDSFFVSAKLLDPTGELVWAAEPLTPLNVLGNYHRNVSFEGSIPEVLPWTAETPTLYTLLLTLSDVQNKVLQVVPAKVGFRNIEITDRNFLVNGKRVLLRGVNRHEHHPVNGHVLSRADMRKDVEMMKRLNVNAVRTSHYPPDPYFLDLCDEFGLYVVDEANIESHGRYYDLAYTLGNDNAWRIPHLDRIQRLYERDKNRASVIAWSMGNEAGNGANFYAAYDWLKVTDPSRPVQYERAEQDYNTDIVVPQYPDPDWLRTYAQSNPDRPLIMSEYAHIMGNSLGNFQDYWDVIEREPFLQGGFIWEWIDQNFDVVKNGRRIKAYGGDFPLEGPTDPNLSDNNFCVKGVVTAYREMTPMAHEVKKVYQPIGTQLKNKVLEEKKSEVAVQNKWFFRNTENLYLVWQLLENGLSVETGKIETVTILPQHSAVIPIRWKTIFKPTAEYHLNISYRLKAAEPFLPKDWEVAYEQFEVQTGVKSTDVVSKGNVKPSTSGDELILTAKDVQMAFHLKTGELMRYAVAGNTYILRGVLPDFWRAPTDNDFGAGWNRKLRMWREASTMATIEVLHKPSETTKGGYEVRVIRRLMNDDVRFEQVFLVYPDGQINTEHRFSAVKGKYSVIPRMGSLLEVNKQLSNITWFGRGPEESYWDRKTSQLVGQYQQTLAEQYFPYARPQESGNKTDVRWVRLLDEKGKGLEIKALDQWISISALPYNHDDLDPQVTKAQFHSGELNERDRIFLHVDLLQTGVGGVDSWYTPALEKYQIRFQDYQWQYQIRPVR
- a CDS encoding peptidylprolyl isomerase translates to MKQQFSITFFLLLCLGVFGLSVQAQNRPKSKTTTKTVQKPKPKGAASKPNAARAKPQTPTKPLPNPDDEGVFAIINTSKGEIVARLFYDKTPMTVANFVGLAEGSKNSSRGLGTPFFDGIKWHRVIANFMIQGGDPNSLDEDPGNDGMGGPGYSFPDEIDPTLQHDKPGVLSMANSGPATNGSQFFITHKETPWLDGKHAVFGQVVKGQSVVDAIKQGDSILTIRIDRRGEKAKGFVVTQAFFDEQVQKAMVVEEQRRAEAALQAEASIKTQWPNAVKLESGLWVHTQTEGTGPQIVPQADVTFHFSGSILNGQKLDDSRTRGNPTTFKFGQNPILEGIRLAFLTMREGDRKTFVIPSKLAYAIDPTQIVIAGGSYIVYDLEILKVVPPQN